A portion of the Thermomicrobiales bacterium genome contains these proteins:
- the rpoC gene encoding DNA-directed RNA polymerase subunit beta' — protein sequence MADTTFREETESTPMAFGAPDRQSRGFSRSDRRDRGRVLDVNNFDAIRISLASADSIRGWSYGEVTKPETINYRTLKPEHGGLFCERIFGPTKDWECYCGKYKRIRHAGTVCDKCGVEVTRAKVRRERMGHIELAAPVAHIWYVKGTPSRLGLLLDISPRNLERVLYFASYLVTQVDTEAQEAAIQEIRDVHEESVEELTESANGELKELAEATGTEIKVLTEGETRATKDVKDEKKKALATLKREHTSLTKKLKALEGGAAVSAYTFRGVTIVDVDEAINEDRFALLDETYENEKLRIEEAADYSASGAEALAGAGKDLATQELEAAQQRITDRLGEQIRELERERDDAIRAVSDLKPLQILSETQYRELQEVTPSGVFRAAMGAEAVYDYLVNSLDLDQLAIQLRDEMQASSDAKRKKATKRLRVVEALRKSGNRPEWMIFSALPVIPPELRPMVQLDGGRFATSDLNDLYRRVINRNNRLKRLIELGAPDIIVRNEKRMLQEAVDALIDNGRRGRVVSGSGKHKLKSLSDMLKGKQGRFRQNLLGKRVDYSGRSVIVVGPDLALDECGLPKRMALELFKPFVMRRLVDHGYAHNIKAAKRLVERVDQRVWEVLEEVIQDHLVLLNRAPTLHRLGIQAFRVRLIEGSAIQLHPLVCTAFNADFDGDQMAVHVPLSKAAQAEARARMLSVRNLLSPSNGDPIVSPTQDIVLGCYYMTSERDYEQDLINGTLPKGHGKVFGSLEEVQLAYDMGVVDVQAAIQVMTDRDGGENKLIDTTVGRAIFNAALPASLGKYYNHTMDRKQVRKVVADCYKHFSDPFDTAKVVNDIKKVGFKYSTRGGMSIAVDDVTLSPNKQAMVAEAEEAADKVDRQYKRGLMTEDERLREIEAIWNKCRDDLQRDIEERLKGQNSVYMMADSGAKGNMNQISQMAGMRGLVLDPQGKIVEIPIKSNFREGLTVLEYFISTHGARKGLADTALRTADSGYLTRRLVDVAQDVIINIEDCGTHHGLWIEWTDSEGKEVSPEDFRSKIIGRILASPVYDPNTGELIADTGTELADLIDQEDGTTRDLVAEVIETGQKVHVRSVLTCEATHGVCRLCYGRNLATGKMVELGEAVGIVAAQSIGEPGTQLTMRTFHSGGVARADITTGLPRVEELFEARQPKSAALLAEREGIVTFEQAEDGRKLIISSTEHDSHAHVLGDGWQPALTDGQVVVKDKTAIAEGPDGSKKYSPIDGIFFLDDRTIYIRNEHEERDEYPVPISYHVYVEDGDHVIPGQQLTDGAKDPQQVLLTRGREDVQRYIIDEVQKVYKSQGVSTNDKHIEVICRQMLRKVSIIYPGDTDFLQDERIDRFEFNQINEDILAQGGEPATAMPVLLGITKASLETDSFLAAASFQETTRVLTEAAINGKVDQLRGLKENVIIGKLIPAGSGFYGAAPVVTSELDEAVLSTMLEDGEDVIESAEDEDLQDLMMSGLLPGDGGAGEMGEGEFEGFQAWTGEDESGS from the coding sequence ATGGCAGACACTACGTTTCGAGAAGAAACCGAGTCAACGCCGATGGCGTTCGGTGCTCCGGATCGCCAGTCCCGCGGCTTCAGCCGCAGCGACCGGCGTGACCGCGGACGTGTTCTCGACGTGAACAATTTCGATGCGATTCGGATCAGCCTGGCATCGGCGGATTCGATTCGTGGATGGTCCTATGGCGAGGTCACCAAGCCGGAAACCATCAACTACCGCACGCTCAAGCCGGAGCATGGCGGTCTTTTCTGCGAGCGCATCTTTGGTCCCACCAAGGACTGGGAATGCTACTGCGGGAAATACAAGCGCATTCGACACGCCGGCACGGTCTGCGACAAGTGCGGTGTGGAAGTCACCCGCGCCAAGGTTCGGCGCGAGCGCATGGGCCACATCGAGCTCGCGGCGCCGGTTGCGCACATTTGGTACGTCAAAGGCACTCCGAGCCGTCTCGGCCTGCTGCTCGACATCTCCCCGCGCAACCTCGAGCGGGTGCTCTATTTCGCGTCCTATCTTGTCACTCAGGTTGATACCGAGGCGCAGGAGGCCGCAATCCAGGAGATCAGGGATGTCCATGAGGAGTCGGTCGAAGAACTGACCGAAAGCGCCAACGGCGAACTCAAGGAGCTTGCCGAGGCGACTGGCACGGAGATCAAAGTTCTCACCGAGGGTGAGACCCGCGCCACCAAAGATGTCAAGGACGAGAAGAAGAAGGCGCTGGCCACGCTCAAGCGTGAGCACACGTCACTCACCAAGAAGCTGAAGGCGCTCGAGGGTGGTGCGGCGGTCTCCGCGTACACCTTCCGCGGAGTGACCATCGTCGACGTCGATGAGGCCATCAACGAAGACCGCTTTGCCTTGCTCGACGAGACCTATGAAAACGAGAAACTGCGCATCGAAGAGGCGGCCGACTACAGCGCCTCCGGAGCCGAAGCGTTGGCTGGCGCAGGCAAGGACCTGGCGACCCAGGAGCTCGAAGCCGCGCAGCAGCGCATTACCGATCGTCTGGGCGAGCAGATTCGCGAACTCGAGCGCGAGCGCGACGACGCGATTCGTGCCGTGTCCGATCTCAAGCCGCTTCAGATCCTTTCTGAGACCCAGTACCGCGAGCTGCAGGAGGTCACGCCGTCGGGCGTCTTCCGCGCAGCCATGGGCGCCGAAGCCGTCTACGACTATCTCGTCAACAGCCTCGACCTCGACCAGCTGGCCATCCAGCTGCGTGACGAGATGCAGGCGTCCTCTGACGCCAAGCGCAAGAAGGCGACCAAGCGGTTGCGCGTGGTCGAAGCCCTCCGCAAGAGCGGCAACCGCCCTGAGTGGATGATCTTCTCAGCCCTTCCGGTCATTCCGCCGGAATTGCGCCCGATGGTCCAGCTCGATGGTGGCCGCTTCGCGACGTCCGACCTGAACGATCTCTATCGTCGCGTCATCAACCGAAACAACCGCCTCAAGCGGCTGATCGAGCTTGGCGCGCCCGATATCATCGTCCGCAACGAGAAGCGCATGCTGCAGGAAGCCGTCGACGCATTGATCGACAATGGCCGGCGTGGGCGCGTGGTTTCCGGTTCGGGCAAGCACAAGCTGAAGAGCCTCTCGGACATGCTCAAGGGCAAGCAGGGGCGGTTCCGCCAGAACCTGCTCGGCAAGCGTGTCGACTACTCTGGCCGCTCGGTCATTGTGGTTGGTCCGGACCTTGCGCTCGATGAATGCGGTCTGCCGAAGCGGATGGCGCTCGAGCTTTTCAAGCCGTTCGTCATGCGCCGCCTGGTCGATCACGGATACGCGCACAACATCAAGGCCGCCAAGCGACTGGTGGAGCGGGTCGATCAGCGGGTTTGGGAAGTGCTGGAAGAGGTCATCCAGGACCATCTGGTGCTCCTCAACCGCGCTCCAACGCTGCACCGACTCGGTATCCAGGCATTCCGTGTGCGCTTGATCGAAGGTTCGGCCATTCAGCTTCACCCGCTCGTCTGCACCGCATTCAACGCGGACTTCGACGGCGACCAGATGGCGGTCCATGTGCCGCTTTCGAAGGCGGCTCAGGCCGAGGCTCGCGCGCGCATGCTCTCGGTCCGCAACCTGCTTTCCCCGTCGAACGGCGATCCGATCGTCTCCCCGACGCAGGACATCGTGCTTGGCTGCTACTACATGACCAGCGAGCGCGACTACGAGCAGGACCTGATCAACGGAACGCTGCCCAAGGGTCATGGCAAAGTCTTTGGCTCGCTGGAGGAAGTGCAGCTCGCCTACGACATGGGCGTGGTGGACGTGCAGGCTGCCATTCAGGTGATGACCGATCGCGATGGCGGTGAGAACAAGCTGATCGACACGACAGTTGGCCGCGCGATCTTCAATGCCGCGCTGCCCGCCTCGCTCGGCAAGTACTACAACCACACCATGGACCGAAAGCAGGTCCGCAAAGTGGTGGCCGACTGCTACAAGCACTTCAGCGATCCGTTCGACACCGCCAAGGTGGTCAACGACATCAAGAAGGTCGGCTTCAAGTACTCCACCCGCGGCGGTATGAGCATTGCGGTGGACGACGTGACGCTGTCGCCAAACAAGCAGGCGATGGTTGCCGAGGCGGAGGAAGCTGCCGACAAGGTCGATCGCCAGTACAAGCGCGGTCTCATGACCGAGGACGAGCGGCTGCGTGAGATCGAAGCGATCTGGAACAAGTGCCGCGACGATCTTCAGCGGGACATCGAAGAGCGCCTCAAGGGTCAGAACTCGGTCTATATGATGGCCGACTCTGGCGCGAAGGGAAACATGAACCAGATCAGCCAGATGGCTGGTATGCGCGGTCTGGTGCTCGATCCACAAGGCAAGATCGTGGAAATTCCCATCAAGTCGAATTTCCGTGAAGGGCTCACCGTGCTCGAGTACTTCATATCTACGCATGGCGCCCGCAAGGGTTTGGCCGACACCGCGCTGCGCACCGCAGACTCCGGCTACTTGACCCGCCGCCTGGTCGACGTGGCGCAGGACGTGATCATCAATATCGAGGATTGCGGGACGCATCACGGTCTCTGGATCGAGTGGACCGACAGTGAAGGGAAGGAGGTCTCTCCCGAGGACTTCCGCTCGAAGATCATCGGGCGCATTCTTGCGTCGCCGGTCTACGATCCCAACACGGGTGAGTTGATTGCCGACACGGGCACAGAGTTGGCCGATCTCATCGATCAGGAAGACGGAACCACGCGTGACCTCGTCGCGGAGGTGATCGAGACGGGCCAGAAGGTCCATGTCCGCTCGGTGCTGACGTGCGAAGCAACCCATGGCGTCTGCCGGTTGTGCTATGGGCGCAACCTGGCCACTGGCAAGATGGTGGAACTGGGAGAAGCTGTCGGTATCGTCGCCGCTCAGTCGATTGGCGAGCCGGGCACCCAGCTGACGATGCGCACCTTCCACTCGGGTGGTGTGGCGCGCGCCGACATCACGACCGGACTTCCGCGCGTCGAAGAACTCTTCGAGGCACGGCAGCCGAAGAGCGCCGCGCTCCTGGCAGAACGCGAAGGAATCGTCACGTTCGAGCAGGCCGAGGACGGACGCAAGCTCATCATCAGCAGCACCGAGCACGATTCGCACGCGCACGTGTTGGGCGATGGCTGGCAGCCGGCGCTAACCGATGGCCAGGTGGTGGTGAAGGACAAGACCGCTATTGCCGAGGGTCCGGACGGATCGAAGAAGTACTCGCCAATCGATGGCATCTTCTTCCTGGACGATCGCACGATCTACATCCGCAACGAGCATGAGGAGCGGGACGAATACCCGGTGCCCATCTCGTACCATGTCTATGTCGAGGATGGCGATCACGTCATCCCCGGACAGCAGCTCACCGACGGCGCCAAGGATCCGCAGCAGGTGCTGTTGACCCGCGGCCGCGAGGATGTGCAGCGCTACATCATCGACGAGGTGCAGAAGGTCTACAAGTCGCAGGGCGTGTCGACCAACGACAAGCACATCGAGGTGATCTGCCGGCAGATGCTGCGCAAGGTCAGCATCATCTACCCGGGTGACACCGACTTCCTGCAGGACGAGCGGATCGACCGGTTCGAGTTCAACCAGATCAACGAGGACATCCTGGCGCAGGGTGGCGAGCCGGCGACGGCCATGCCGGTGCTGCTTGGCATCACCAAGGCCTCGCTCGAGACCGACTCGTTCCTGGCCGCGGCATCCTTCCAGGAGACCACCCGCGTGCTGACCGAAGCCGCCATCAATGGCAAGGTCGACCAACTGCGTGGCTTGAAAGAGAACGTCATCATCGGCAAGCTGATTCCGGCGGGCTCGGGCTTCTACGGCGCGGCCCCGGTCGTTACCAGCGAGCTCGACGAGGCGGTTCTCTCCACGATGCTGGAAGATGGCGAAGATGTCATCGAATCGGCGGAGGACGAGGACTTGCAGGATCTCATGATGAGCGGATTGCTCCCGGGTGATGGGGGCGCCGGCGAGATGGGCGAAGGCGAGTTCGAAGGCTTCCAGGCCTGGACCGGCGAGGACGAATCCGGATCCTAG